In one window of Desulforhabdus amnigena DNA:
- the atpD gene encoding F0F1 ATP synthase subunit beta, producing the protein MNMGKIVQVIGNVVDVEFEEGKLPPLLNALFVSNPGISSEEDNLVLEVAQHLGDNVVRTIGMDLTDGLVRGMPVKDTGKPIMMPVGEAVLGRVINVVGRTVDGLGPVKTDKYMPVHRPAPLFTEQDTSVKVLETGVKVIDLLVPFPRGGKMGMFGGAGVGKTVVMMEMIHNIAMQHGGISVFAGVGERTREGNDLYHEMKDSGVLPRAGLVYGQMTEPPGARARVALSALTVAEYFRDVEGQDVLLFVDNIFRFTQAGAEVSALLGRMPSAVGYQPTLGTDLGALQERITSTTKGSITSVQCVYVPADDLTDPAPATTFAHLDGTVVLSRQIAELGIYPAVDPLDSTSRILDPNVLGEAHYSTAREVQQILQKYKDLQDIIAILGMDELSDEDKLTVARARRIQRFLSQPFHVAETFTGVAGKYVKMEDTIRGFSEICQGKYDDIPEQAFYMVGSIEEAVEKAKQMSA; encoded by the coding sequence ATGAATATGGGGAAAATCGTGCAAGTCATTGGAAACGTTGTGGACGTTGAGTTCGAAGAAGGCAAGCTTCCCCCACTCCTGAACGCCTTGTTTGTGTCAAACCCCGGAATCAGTTCCGAGGAAGACAATCTTGTCCTCGAAGTGGCTCAGCACCTGGGTGACAACGTGGTGCGCACCATCGGAATGGACTTGACGGATGGTCTTGTCCGCGGAATGCCGGTCAAGGATACGGGCAAACCCATCATGATGCCTGTGGGTGAGGCTGTGTTGGGGCGTGTTATCAACGTTGTGGGCAGGACCGTTGATGGTCTTGGTCCTGTTAAGACGGACAAATACATGCCGGTCCACCGCCCCGCTCCTCTATTCACCGAACAGGATACGTCGGTAAAGGTACTCGAAACGGGTGTAAAGGTCATCGATCTTCTCGTTCCCTTTCCACGTGGCGGCAAAATGGGGATGTTCGGCGGTGCCGGTGTCGGCAAAACCGTTGTTATGATGGAAATGATCCATAATATCGCCATGCAGCACGGTGGTATTTCAGTATTTGCCGGCGTAGGCGAGCGTACGCGTGAAGGAAACGACCTGTATCATGAAATGAAGGATTCAGGCGTTCTGCCCCGTGCCGGTCTTGTTTATGGCCAGATGACGGAGCCGCCTGGAGCTCGTGCAAGGGTTGCACTGTCCGCCTTGACCGTTGCGGAGTACTTCCGTGATGTGGAAGGGCAGGATGTGTTGCTCTTCGTAGACAATATCTTCCGGTTCACCCAGGCTGGTGCCGAGGTGTCCGCCCTCCTGGGTCGTATGCCTTCTGCCGTTGGTTATCAGCCTACATTGGGTACGGACCTCGGTGCACTGCAGGAACGTATTACTTCAACGACGAAGGGTTCTATTACTTCCGTCCAATGCGTATACGTGCCCGCTGACGACTTGACCGACCCTGCTCCCGCTACGACGTTTGCTCACCTGGATGGTACCGTCGTTCTCTCCCGTCAGATTGCCGAGCTCGGTATCTATCCTGCGGTGGATCCACTGGATTCGACGTCCCGCATTCTGGATCCTAATGTCTTGGGTGAGGCTCATTACAGCACCGCACGCGAAGTTCAGCAGATCCTTCAGAAGTACAAAGACCTTCAGGACATCATCGCCATCCTGGGTATGGATGAGCTTTCTGATGAAGACAAGCTGACTGTAGCTCGGGCCCGAAGAATTCAAAGATTCCTCTCGCAGCCGTTCCACGTTGCGGAAACGTTCACTGGCGTGGCTGGGAAATATGTAAAGATGGAGGATACCATTAGAGGCTTTAGTGAAATTTGCCAGGGAAAATACGACGACATTCCCGAACAGGCGTTCTATATGGTAGGATCCATTGAGGAAGCGGTTGAGAAGGCCAAGCAAATGTCTGCATAA
- a CDS encoding F0F1 ATP synthase subunit epsilon encodes MADKILLEVVTPEKTVLSETVDIVVAPGEEGEFGALPNHIPFVSKLRVGELRFRIGATTRYVAIMGGYAEVLPDHVTILASAAEEAGEIDVIRAKAARERAERRLAEAKDRYEFAVAQAALQRAMARLRIAEKA; translated from the coding sequence ATGGCCGATAAGATTCTGTTGGAGGTTGTGACCCCCGAGAAAACGGTGTTGAGTGAAACGGTGGATATTGTCGTTGCTCCGGGGGAAGAGGGTGAGTTTGGTGCGTTGCCCAACCACATCCCGTTTGTGAGTAAATTGAGGGTTGGGGAACTGAGGTTCCGCATAGGGGCGACAACGCGCTATGTAGCCATAATGGGCGGGTACGCAGAGGTCCTGCCCGATCACGTCACTATTCTGGCATCGGCCGCAGAAGAGGCCGGGGAAATAGATGTCATCAGAGCGAAGGCTGCAAGGGAGCGCGCTGAGCGCCGGCTGGCGGAGGCTAAAGATCGTTATGAGTTTGCGGTGGCGCAGGCTGCGTTGCAAAGAGCTATGGCTCGGCTGCGCATTGCTGAAAAAGCTTGA
- the rny gene encoding ribonuclease Y, translating into MGSMSGFVLILLGLLGGAGLGVAFRQYWFEKRTESLQEQAKNIINEARKEAETIKKEAILQAKDSLFQMKAEFERESKENRKEFQALEKRILQKEENLDKKSEALDKREATIGKREKLILQQEKEIGEKEKELQSLLENQRKKLEELSGISTQEAKEMLIKALENEARHDAALLVKRIETEAREIADRKGKNIIALAIQRYAGDYVAEKTVSVVNLPNEEMKGRIIGREGRNIRAIEASTGVDLIIDDTPEAVILSGFNPVRREVARISLERLISDGRIHPARIEEIVEKVNAEIETTIREAGEQAAFDVGVHGIHPELIKLLGKLKYRTSYAQNVLQHSREVAFLCGVMASELGLNEKQAKRAGLLHDIGKATDHEIEGPHATIGADLARKYGESQAIIHAIAAHHEDVPAEDILAILVQAADALSGARPGARKELLETYVKRLEGLEKIAASFPGISKAYAIQAGRELRIIVESGSVGDAEVVLLSKDIAKKIESEMTYPGQIKVTVIRETRAVEYAK; encoded by the coding sequence ATGGGGTCTATGTCGGGTTTTGTGCTGATCCTGTTAGGTTTGTTGGGAGGGGCGGGGTTAGGAGTTGCTTTTCGCCAGTATTGGTTTGAGAAGCGGACTGAAAGTCTTCAAGAGCAGGCAAAAAATATCATCAATGAAGCTCGAAAAGAAGCTGAAACAATAAAGAAGGAAGCCATCCTTCAGGCAAAAGACAGTTTGTTTCAGATGAAAGCCGAATTCGAGCGGGAGAGTAAAGAAAATAGAAAGGAATTTCAGGCTCTTGAAAAGAGAATCCTCCAAAAGGAAGAAAATTTGGACAAGAAGTCCGAAGCGCTGGATAAGCGAGAGGCGACCATAGGGAAGAGGGAAAAGCTTATTCTCCAACAGGAAAAAGAAATTGGTGAGAAAGAAAAGGAGCTGCAGTCCTTACTCGAAAATCAGAGGAAGAAGCTCGAGGAGCTTTCCGGGATATCCACGCAGGAAGCGAAAGAAATGTTGATCAAGGCTCTGGAAAATGAAGCCAGACATGATGCCGCCTTGCTGGTCAAAAGAATCGAAACGGAAGCCCGTGAGATTGCAGATAGAAAAGGAAAGAATATTATCGCATTGGCCATACAACGTTATGCAGGCGACTATGTCGCGGAAAAAACCGTTTCCGTGGTGAACTTGCCGAACGAAGAGATGAAGGGGAGAATCATAGGAAGAGAGGGGCGCAATATCCGTGCGATCGAGGCTTCCACGGGGGTTGATTTAATCATTGACGATACTCCTGAGGCGGTGATTTTGTCCGGATTCAATCCTGTTCGTCGAGAAGTTGCCAGAATATCTCTCGAGAGACTCATTTCGGATGGAAGGATTCATCCTGCGCGCATTGAAGAGATTGTAGAGAAAGTAAACGCAGAAATCGAGACCACCATCCGGGAAGCGGGTGAGCAGGCAGCCTTTGATGTAGGCGTTCATGGAATTCACCCCGAATTGATCAAGCTTCTTGGGAAATTGAAATATCGGACGAGCTACGCACAGAATGTGTTGCAGCATTCCAGGGAAGTGGCGTTTCTATGTGGAGTGATGGCTTCGGAACTGGGATTGAACGAAAAGCAGGCGAAGCGGGCCGGATTGTTGCACGATATAGGGAAGGCCACGGATCATGAAATAGAAGGCCCACACGCAACCATCGGCGCGGATTTGGCGAGAAAATATGGAGAAAGCCAGGCAATCATCCATGCCATTGCCGCTCATCATGAAGATGTCCCTGCAGAAGATATCCTGGCAATCCTTGTGCAGGCTGCCGATGCTTTATCGGGCGCTCGGCCTGGGGCTCGAAAAGAACTTTTGGAAACCTACGTGAAGCGTCTTGAAGGGTTGGAGAAAATCGCAGCATCCTTCCCCGGAATCAGCAAAGCTTATGCGATACAAGCCGGTCGGGAATTGCGAATTATTGTGGAGAGCGGGTCTGTGGGAGATGCCGAAGTTGTGTTGCTGAGTAAGGATATTGCAAAAAAAATTGAGAGTGAGATGACGTATCCTGGACAAATCAAGGTCACCGTGATTCGTGAGACGCGCGCAGTAGAATATGCTAAGTAA
- the tyrS gene encoding tyrosine--tRNA ligase, producing the protein MTENVYDVLKQRGFVAQATDEEELRAYLSKPASCYIGFDPTADSLHIGSMVPIMALAHMQRAGHRPLVLVGGGTGMVGDPSGKTEMRQILSVEQIQANVDALKQQLSHFLDFGENKAVMLNNADWLLNLGYIEFLRDIGKHFSVNRMLAAESYKMRLETGLNFIEFNYMLLQAYDFYYLSQHYDCNLQMGGNDQWGNIVAGIELIRRKSGKNAFAITFPLLTTASGAKMGKTASGAVWLSPKKTNPFEFYQYWVNTDDRDVDRFLKLYTFLPMKEIQAVEGLEGQELNVVKTILAYEVTCQTHGAKEALAAYDAASSVFGRRHLPEDLLPSSSIPRRARDELQGVPCTVVPMSRVKEGVPAFELFAEIGLCESKSAARRLIQQGGAYVNEERLRAFDEHIGPDHVKEGGIFLKAGKKKIHRIVVEG; encoded by the coding sequence ATTACCGAGAATGTTTACGATGTCCTTAAACAACGAGGGTTTGTTGCTCAGGCAACGGATGAGGAGGAGTTAAGAGCATATCTCTCCAAACCGGCCTCTTGCTACATCGGTTTTGATCCGACTGCAGACAGTCTCCATATCGGGAGCATGGTTCCCATCATGGCTTTAGCTCATATGCAAAGAGCAGGGCACCGTCCACTTGTCCTCGTAGGAGGAGGCACTGGAATGGTGGGGGATCCCAGCGGTAAAACAGAAATGCGGCAAATCCTCAGTGTGGAGCAGATTCAAGCCAATGTGGACGCTCTGAAACAGCAATTGTCACATTTCCTTGATTTTGGGGAAAACAAGGCGGTCATGCTCAACAACGCAGACTGGTTACTGAACCTTGGGTATATAGAGTTTTTGAGAGATATCGGTAAGCATTTCAGTGTCAACCGGATGCTGGCGGCTGAAAGTTATAAGATGCGTCTGGAAACCGGCCTCAATTTCATTGAATTCAATTATATGCTGCTTCAGGCATATGACTTCTATTATCTCTCACAACACTACGACTGCAATCTTCAAATGGGGGGCAATGACCAATGGGGCAACATCGTGGCGGGGATCGAACTCATTCGGCGCAAGTCAGGAAAGAATGCCTTTGCCATTACATTTCCCCTTCTGACTACCGCTTCGGGGGCTAAAATGGGAAAAACGGCTTCGGGTGCGGTCTGGCTGAGTCCCAAGAAGACAAATCCTTTTGAATTTTATCAGTATTGGGTGAACACTGACGATCGTGATGTGGACAGGTTCTTGAAACTCTATACTTTTCTTCCAATGAAGGAAATCCAGGCAGTTGAGGGGTTGGAAGGGCAGGAACTGAACGTCGTCAAAACAATACTTGCGTACGAGGTGACCTGTCAAACTCATGGTGCTAAAGAAGCCTTGGCAGCTTACGACGCGGCAAGCAGCGTTTTTGGTCGGCGGCATTTACCGGAGGATCTACTGCCCTCGAGTTCCATACCACGTCGTGCCAGGGATGAGTTGCAGGGGGTTCCCTGCACAGTAGTTCCTATGAGTAGGGTAAAGGAAGGTGTTCCAGCGTTCGAACTGTTTGCGGAAATAGGTTTGTGTGAATCTAAAAGTGCCGCTCGCCGCCTCATTCAGCAAGGCGGTGCCTACGTGAACGAAGAACGCCTCAGGGCGTTTGATGAACATATAGGGCCTGATCATGTCAAAGAAGGTGGTATCTTCCTCAAGGCGGGTAAGAAGAAAATTCACCGTATTGTGGTTGAAGGCTGA
- a CDS encoding AraC family transcriptional regulator, with the protein MNRQYAVPTRRADSLTVAQAELAGSIARWIGENNQLTTAILSLTLCRWETTTEPTSYMHPPSICLIAQGSKRVMLGEDAYLYDANHFLITSVDLPVVAQIIEASREKPYLGLTLELDQRTIAQLLVDSRQPLPRKPETGRAMAVSEVPLPLLNAFQRLIDLLDAPEDIPILVPLVLREIFYRLLVGEQGARLRQITTVGSHSHQIARAIDWLKDNFNQPLRVDDLAAYSGMSTSSFYHHFRSLTAMSPLQFQKRLRLNEARRLMLTKRLDAATASFQVGYESPSQFSREYHHLFGAPPLRDIKNLHQVSA; encoded by the coding sequence ATGAATCGACAGTACGCGGTTCCAACGCGAAGGGCCGATAGCCTGACGGTTGCGCAGGCAGAACTGGCGGGAAGTATCGCCAGATGGATCGGGGAGAATAACCAGCTGACCACTGCGATCCTGTCACTGACTCTTTGCCGGTGGGAAACGACCACGGAACCCACCAGCTACATGCACCCGCCAAGTATTTGCCTGATCGCCCAAGGGTCCAAGCGTGTGATGCTGGGAGAGGACGCATACTTGTATGATGCGAACCATTTTCTCATAACCTCTGTCGACCTGCCGGTCGTGGCGCAAATCATCGAGGCGAGCAGGGAGAAGCCTTACCTGGGATTAACGTTGGAGCTCGATCAGCGAACAATCGCGCAGTTGTTGGTGGACAGCCGCCAGCCATTGCCCCGCAAACCGGAAACAGGACGGGCCATGGCAGTCAGCGAGGTGCCGTTGCCGTTGCTCAACGCCTTCCAACGGTTGATCGATTTGCTCGACGCGCCGGAGGACATCCCGATACTCGTCCCGCTGGTCCTGCGGGAAATCTTTTATCGCCTGCTCGTGGGCGAACAGGGGGCACGCCTGCGACAGATTACAACTGTGGGGAGCCACAGCCATCAAATAGCGCGGGCAATCGACTGGCTAAAGGACAACTTCAACCAGCCGCTGCGTGTGGATGACCTGGCGGCTTACAGCGGGATGAGCACTTCGAGCTTTTATCATCACTTCCGGTCGTTGACAGCCATGAGCCCTCTCCAATTTCAGAAGAGACTGAGACTGAATGAAGCAAGGCGGTTGATGCTCACGAAGCGTCTGGATGCGGCGACTGCCTCGTTCCAAGTCGGCTACGAGAGCCCCTCACAGTTCAGCCGCGAGTACCACCACTTGTTCGGTGCGCCGCCGCTTCGCGACATCAAGAATTTGCATCAAGTCTCTGCATGA
- a CDS encoding DUF6600 domain-containing protein, translated as MGKMSRLLLLTFILCIMAAPLASARSQEPANDGDENDTVLVGRISHVEGELMRYVPEEKDWVATVKDAPFGLNDALYSDENAKAEFIMPNGTWIRIDGDTQIQLIALQEEVTEIDVATGIARFYNKSPNSIIKVTTPFGYVAAPVGSTFDLYVGDNSVEVIPLKGTVDFIHEGDEARYDVSAGAPSLIADSRDVSSGEGTVDGDWDDWNQQRDDIWNKRIAVKGDSVRYLPEGLRDEAYELEDNGTWEKVYYDGGYHTFWRPTRVAVGWTPFSAGRWTVYYGDNCWIPDEPFGYVTHHYGNWVYAGTGWYWAPPVSRVRVVNVAPAVGIGFSWYPGRVGWIHADTHIGWVPLAPTEVYYGHRRWGPRSIVVNDINITTVNINRFRYIDRAVVVNHRDFYRVNDYRNVRITNINKTTIINNYRPAPVVNQRIINNYTSIKERYNFTNTQVTRKPHQTVIGRIERNQRIAQQATRVNARAIERDVERIRPRKVQQSGQIQPPRVSNRFVNVDSVNKPSSEVRFEQRELKRKQGLQRQGTDSQPQDLEGMRRRPARELHPGDNEQINPSTAEGRRIRPTKPGRELQQGDNEQINPSTAEGRRIRPTKPGRELQQGDNEQINPSTAEGRRIRPTKPGRELQQGDNEQINPSTAEGRRIRPTKPGRELQQGDNEQINSSNTEGRRIRPTKPGRELQQGDNEQINSSNTEGRRIRPTKPGRELQQEDNEQINPSTAEGRRIRPTKPGRELQQGNTGSEDSSLNDLRTFKKQRDRQQATLTDELDRQNSTVQAERQNRRLERMNRQSPDSVQSFQSNQERRNQRRIQEQNGNSGNQALSDMQQRRYQRNTEEIQERKRNKQKTQQEQLDAQGNPFTSR; from the coding sequence ATGGGAAAAATGAGTAGGCTGCTTTTGCTCACGTTCATACTGTGCATCATGGCGGCACCTTTGGCTTCAGCCCGTTCCCAGGAGCCAGCGAACGATGGGGACGAGAATGATACCGTCCTTGTAGGACGCATATCGCATGTGGAGGGAGAATTGATGCGGTATGTTCCTGAGGAAAAAGACTGGGTTGCAACGGTAAAAGATGCCCCTTTCGGCCTGAATGATGCTTTGTATTCGGATGAGAATGCAAAGGCGGAATTCATTATGCCTAATGGCACATGGATAAGAATAGACGGCGATACTCAGATCCAACTGATCGCCCTCCAGGAGGAAGTCACCGAGATTGATGTGGCAACAGGTATCGCACGCTTTTACAACAAGAGTCCCAATAGCATCATCAAAGTAACGACTCCCTTTGGATATGTTGCTGCACCGGTAGGCAGCACTTTCGATCTCTATGTCGGAGACAATTCGGTAGAAGTCATCCCGCTCAAAGGAACCGTGGATTTTATCCACGAAGGGGATGAAGCACGTTATGACGTTAGCGCAGGTGCCCCCTCTCTCATCGCCGACAGTCGCGACGTGTCCTCCGGAGAGGGAACCGTAGATGGGGATTGGGATGACTGGAATCAGCAGCGTGATGACATTTGGAACAAACGGATTGCAGTAAAAGGCGACTCCGTCCGTTATCTTCCAGAAGGTCTCAGAGATGAGGCTTATGAATTGGAGGACAATGGTACCTGGGAGAAAGTCTACTACGACGGGGGATATCACACCTTTTGGCGTCCCACACGAGTAGCGGTAGGATGGACACCTTTCAGCGCCGGAAGGTGGACCGTTTATTATGGTGACAATTGCTGGATCCCCGATGAGCCATTCGGTTATGTGACCCACCATTATGGGAACTGGGTCTATGCTGGCACAGGCTGGTATTGGGCCCCTCCCGTCAGCCGGGTTAGAGTAGTGAACGTGGCTCCGGCGGTTGGCATCGGCTTTTCATGGTATCCCGGGCGAGTAGGCTGGATCCATGCGGATACTCACATCGGCTGGGTTCCTCTCGCTCCCACCGAAGTCTACTATGGTCACAGGCGCTGGGGACCTCGTTCGATAGTCGTCAACGATATCAACATCACCACAGTGAACATCAACCGTTTTAGATACATCGACCGGGCGGTCGTGGTGAATCATCGCGATTTTTACCGCGTTAACGACTATCGAAATGTGAGGATCACAAACATCAACAAGACCACGATCATCAACAATTATCGTCCAGCCCCTGTTGTGAACCAAAGGATCATAAACAATTACACAAGTATCAAGGAAAGATACAACTTTACCAACACCCAGGTCACCAGAAAACCTCACCAGACCGTCATCGGAAGAATCGAACGCAATCAAAGGATTGCGCAACAGGCCACCAGAGTAAATGCACGTGCAATAGAAAGAGATGTAGAAAGAATTCGTCCAAGGAAAGTGCAACAGTCAGGGCAGATTCAACCACCCAGAGTTTCAAATCGCTTTGTCAATGTCGACTCGGTCAATAAACCGAGCTCTGAAGTGCGATTCGAGCAGAGAGAGTTGAAAAGGAAACAGGGATTACAAAGGCAAGGCACTGACAGTCAGCCCCAGGATCTGGAAGGAATGCGGAGAAGGCCCGCCAGGGAACTTCACCCTGGGGACAACGAACAGATCAATCCCTCGACCGCAGAAGGCAGGAGGATCAGACCTACAAAGCCGGGAAGAGAACTCCAGCAAGGGGATAACGAACAGATCAATCCCTCGACCGCAGAAGGCAGGAGGATCAGACCTACAAAGCCGGGAAGAGAACTCCAGCAGGGGGACAACGAACAGATCAATCCCTCGACCGCAGAAGGTAGGAGGATCAGACCTACAAAGCCGGGAAGAGAACTCCAGCAAGGGGATAACGAACAGATCAATCCCTCGACCGCAGAAGGCAGGAGGATCAGACCTACAAAGCCGGGAAGAGAACTCCAGCAAGGGGATAACGAACAGATCAATTCCTCCAACACCGAAGGCAGGAGGATCAGACCTACAAAGCCGGGAAGAGAACTCCAGCAGGGGGATAACGAACAGATCAATTCCTCCAACACCGAAGGCAGGAGGATCAGACCTACAAAGCCGGGAAGAGAACTCCAGCAGGAGGACAACGAACAGATCAATCCCTCGACCGCAGAAGGCAGGAGGATCAGACCTACAAAGCCGGGAAGAGAACTCCAGCAGGGAAATACAGGCTCTGAAGACTCATCGTTGAATGATTTACGCACTTTCAAGAAGCAGCGGGACAGACAGCAAGCCACCTTGACCGACGAATTGGATCGACAAAACTCCACCGTTCAAGCGGAACGGCAAAACCGGAGACTTGAAAGGATGAACAGACAGTCGCCTGATTCGGTTCAGTCGTTCCAAAGCAATCAGGAGCGCCGCAATCAGAGAAGAATCCAAGAGCAAAACGGCAACTCCGGCAACCAGGCACTATCCGATATGCAGCAACGACGGTATCAAAGAAACACGGAGGAGATACAGGAACGCAAGAGAAATAAACAAAAAACACAGCAGGAACAATTGGACGCACAAGGAAATCCCTTTACTTCTCGCTAA
- a CDS encoding AAA family ATPase yields MIRRITIENYMAHKSTTLDLAQGVTVITGPNNTGKSAIVEAIRSIAQNPPTKNSIRHGAKSALVRMELDTGETIEWVRTDKSALYNLTRTDPTGNEGTPQTETFAKFGRTPPEAIRQLLRLDPVETETGAVDIHIGNQRYPIFLLDQAGSQAASFFAASTEAEYLLRMQQALKRRTDRTRSRRKELLQECERDEKKLERFAPLGEIASLLCEAESLYEKIGKARKDLPAMQDFLDAFEGILAGYRLKSVDAEVLESLTVPPKPYALLPMESLCREIAAAVHLLETCHSRLEIFFSLKTPPVAHEVPALEELVHRIENACIRHEAAFKQVEVLQRILSPPQLQDAAFLKEIVGKLQRTANARDAVLGTAFVLQPLSPPPALLDIGILERITDSIEKDVKFLSARQEVADLLEPLTPPPVLEEVLDLESVIRVFETHLEHHRLAAKKDHVLQGIDFPPDLKSLEGLKNIIAELENCGIKLKQSIEQEGILQDLRVLPALQKLGDLDALLDVFASLAVQMEKVERGSRLFGALIVPPLLNDVQDMRDIVEQIHQLERGISENEKIRATQQDRLMKKRQELEETLLQAGACPLCGHPMDIDHFLGGMHA; encoded by the coding sequence ATGATCAGGCGCATCACCATAGAAAACTATATGGCTCACAAATCCACCACGCTGGATCTGGCTCAGGGAGTGACCGTAATCACGGGTCCCAACAATACGGGAAAAAGCGCCATCGTAGAGGCGATCCGGTCGATTGCCCAGAATCCTCCCACCAAGAATTCCATTCGCCATGGCGCCAAAAGCGCACTGGTCCGCATGGAACTCGATACAGGAGAAACCATTGAATGGGTGCGCACGGACAAAAGCGCCCTCTACAATCTCACCCGAACCGATCCCACCGGTAACGAAGGAACTCCCCAAACGGAAACTTTTGCTAAGTTTGGAAGGACTCCGCCTGAAGCCATTCGGCAACTGTTGCGCCTCGATCCCGTGGAAACTGAAACAGGTGCCGTGGACATTCACATCGGCAACCAGAGATATCCCATCTTTCTGCTTGATCAGGCGGGTTCCCAGGCGGCAAGTTTTTTTGCCGCTTCCACGGAAGCGGAATATCTGTTGCGCATGCAGCAAGCCCTGAAGCGACGGACCGACCGAACCAGGTCACGGCGCAAGGAGCTGCTTCAAGAGTGCGAACGGGACGAGAAGAAACTGGAGCGTTTCGCTCCGTTGGGAGAAATCGCATCCTTGTTGTGTGAGGCTGAAAGCCTCTATGAGAAAATCGGAAAGGCTCGAAAAGATCTTCCCGCCATGCAGGATTTTCTCGATGCGTTCGAAGGGATTCTCGCTGGCTATCGGCTGAAGTCGGTTGACGCCGAAGTCCTTGAATCTTTGACCGTACCGCCGAAACCGTACGCACTTTTACCCATGGAGTCCCTTTGCCGGGAAATCGCAGCAGCCGTTCATTTGCTTGAAACCTGTCACAGCAGGCTCGAAATCTTTTTTTCTTTGAAAACGCCTCCAGTTGCTCATGAGGTCCCTGCGCTTGAAGAGCTTGTGCACCGCATCGAGAATGCTTGCATCAGACATGAAGCGGCTTTCAAACAGGTAGAAGTGCTCCAGCGCATTCTTTCTCCCCCGCAGCTTCAAGATGCAGCATTTTTGAAAGAGATCGTCGGTAAGCTCCAAAGGACAGCGAACGCAAGGGATGCCGTTCTGGGTACGGCATTCGTTCTGCAACCCCTATCACCGCCTCCCGCCTTGCTGGACATTGGAATTTTGGAGCGCATCACGGACAGTATCGAAAAGGATGTAAAATTCTTGAGCGCCCGCCAGGAGGTAGCAGACCTTTTAGAGCCTTTGACGCCTCCTCCGGTACTCGAGGAAGTTCTGGACCTGGAATCCGTCATTCGAGTTTTCGAAACTCATCTCGAACATCACCGCCTGGCAGCTAAAAAAGATCATGTACTCCAAGGAATTGACTTCCCGCCCGATTTGAAGAGCCTTGAAGGGTTGAAAAATATTATAGCCGAACTGGAGAACTGCGGCATCAAATTGAAACAGAGCATTGAGCAGGAAGGAATTCTCCAGGATCTGCGTGTTCTCCCGGCCCTTCAGAAGTTGGGGGATTTGGATGCGCTTTTGGATGTTTTCGCCTCTCTGGCGGTGCAAATGGAGAAAGTGGAAAGGGGGAGCAGACTTTTCGGCGCACTGATTGTTCCGCCCCTTCTGAATGATGTTCAGGATATGAGAGATATCGTTGAGCAAATACATCAACTGGAAAGAGGGATCAGCGAAAACGAAAAAATTCGGGCCACTCAGCAAGATCGATTGATGAAAAAGCGACAGGAACTGGAAGAGACCCTTCTTCAGGCTGGAGCGTGCCCGCTGTGTGGGCATCCCATGGATATAGATCATTTCCTTGGAGGAATGCATGCCTGA